In Aspergillus fumigatus Af293 chromosome 2, whole genome shotgun sequence, a genomic segment contains:
- a CDS encoding Na+/H+ antiporter Nha1 gives MAWHHLDIDKPHLAYMILGGFTGLFMLCSLFVKEKLYIGEATVATLCGIIFGPHAANLFNPAEWGNVDKITLECSRIVLVVQCFAVGVELPKAYMERHWKSVSLLLVPVMTWGWLVTSLFIWWMVPPLNWLESLVCAACVTATDPVLASSVVGKGKFAKRVPKHLRDLLSAESGCNDGMAFPFIYLGFYILRYRPDAGKVSLNWFCVTILYECIFGAIYGFLIGYIARHAIKFAERKQLIDRESFLVFYFVLAVFCAGSGSLLGMDDLLIGFACGVGFSNDGWFTEKTEESHVSNVIDLLLNLAYFVYFGSIIPWEDYNNPEIGLVPWRLVVIAILVIFFRRIPIMMLLKPVIPDVKTWREALFAGHFGPIGVGAIFAAILTRAELETDSTQPLSEKELPQPGSPDYYIVQLIWPITTFMVISSILVHGSSIAVFTLGKRINTLTVTLSYTTANEEGPSWMNRLPRVQSLAKGSMSFRKTDGDDLGDSSTEPEFPPGTLPPIGVPGNFLRRVREEESETPTGRPSSRKTRRRRRRDDGAGGPISQSAIMPQRPAEAGEETEKAGGEAEKAGEEAEKSKEEAQEREKIERGGSPPTHERDRFGREPVVEVYLEGHTMIIEDEEGNVLKTEDISHKSPEERQQHVEEQKRQLQKDKSGELSKSRSQPHEKTEGEQIQHAVGDAAGPSLGKARKQFGKWVGWGKGRGEQAESKEAKKAAEKKSTESGKPAKPKARSAHAYQFGNTIIVEDEDGEVIKKYSIPAAGKVEGGAPGRRGLGRMGTWFGKDGEAETSQAAQNKKTSKDEWLADDGLRFTLANDDEVSKRGVGHKGRRMTKHEFAEQIKNLDPKARRQLVEETDVPERVKNVARDEAEQRESSRAQPVEMPVSPGTQVETRGIDQFDSDSETTGDESVQDIPGPDVAASVARVTRGSAAQERRNQLEPSDSPSRPRPRSRRDSEDDGTERIPPARLREAAGLAPRPQEADFDDTGETPAERRRRLAALGELHNDSDSDDPEAAVEDTDSDDNNEFRQVRGRVQFADGSRASPRRDDAGIVSGLPSASPDQSQSPGRRGHRTRISWGGEKGRES, from the coding sequence ATGGCGTGGCATCACTTGGACATCGATAAGCCTCACCTGGCGTACATGATCCTCGGCGGCTTCACGGGGCTGTTCATGCTTTGCTCGCTCTTCGTCAAGGAGAAACTATACATTGGTGAAGCAACTGTGGCCACGCTGTGTGGTATCATCTTTGGTCCTCATGCCGCCAATCTGTTCAACCCTGCCGAATGGGGCAACGTCGACAAAATCACTCTCGAATGTTCGCGCATTGTCCTCGTCGTTCAGTGCTTCGCCGTCGGCGTCGAATTGCCCAAAGCGTACATGGAACGTCATTGGAAATCTGTTAGTCTTTTGCTCGTTCCTGTGATGACTTGGGGCTGGTTGGTCACTAGTTTGTTCATTTGGTGGATGGTACCTCCTCTCAACTGGCTAGAGAGTCTCGTATGCGCCGCTTGTGTGACAGCTACCGACCCCGTCTTGGCCTCTTCGGTTGTTGGTAAGGGTAAATTCGCCAAGCGAGTTCCCAAACATCTGCGAGACCTTCTGTCCGCCGAGTCCGGCTGCAACGACGGCATGGCCTTTCCGTTTATCTACCTGGGGTTCTACATCCTGCGCTATCGCCCCGATGCAGGAAAGGTGTCACTCAACTGGTTCTGTGTGACGATTCTCTATGAGTGTATCTTTGGCGCAATCTATGGATTTCTCATTGGATATATTGCTCGCCATGCCATCAAGTTCGCCGAGCGTAAGCAGTTGATTGATCGGGAGAGTTTCCTAGTCTTCTATTTCGTGCTGGCCGTGTTCTGCGCCGGCTCTGGAAGTTTGCTGGGTATGGATGACCTTCTGATAGGCTTTGCTTGCGGCGTCGGTTTCAGCAACGACGGCTGGTTCACTGAGAAGACCGAGGAATCTCACGTGTCCAACGTCATTGATTTGCTTCTCAATCTGGCATACTTCGTCTATTTCGGATCTATCATCCCCTGGGAGGACTACAACAACCCGGAGATCGGCCTCGTGCCCTGGAGGCTCGTAGTCATCGCGATCctggtcatcttcttccgccGGATTCCGATCATGATGTTATTGAAACCAGTCATCCCGGACGTCAAAACGTGGCGTGAGGCTCTTTTCGCGGGCCATTTCGGACCCATCGGTGTCGGTGCCATCTTCGCCGCAATTCTAACCAGGGCTGAACTCGAAACCGATAGCACCCAGCCATTGTCGGAGAAAGAGCTGCCCCAACCAGGGTCACCCGACTATTATATAGTGCAGCTGATCTGGCCCATCACCACCTTTATGGTTATCTCCTCCATTTTGGTCCACGGTTCGTCGATCGCCGTCTTTACCCTTGGAAAGCGTATCAATACCTTGACCGTCACGCTGTCGTACACGACCGCCAACGAAGAGGGACCCTCTTGGATGAACCGACTACCTCGCGTACAGTCGTTGGCCAAAGGGTCAATGTCCTTCCGCAAGACCGACGGAGACGACTTGGGTGATTCGTCCACTGAGCCGGAATTCCCTCCTGGAACTCTGCCGCCGATTGGCGTTCCCGGGAACTTTTTGCGACGGGTTCGTGAGGAAGAGTCCGAGACCCCCACCGGCCGACCCTCTAGCCGCAAGACTCGAAGGCGCCGTAGGCGGGATGATGGAGCTGGAGGTCCGATCAGCCAGTCGGCCATTATGCCTCAAAGGCCGGCCGAGGCTGGTGAGGAGACTGAAAAGGCTGGTGGGGAGGCTGAAAAGGCTGGTGAGGAGGCTGAGAAATCAAAGGAGGAAGCCCAGGAGCGAGAGAAGATTGAACGGGGAGGATCTCCACCGACCCACGAGCGTGATCGGTTTGGCCGGGAACCTGTCGTAGAGGTGTACCTGGAAGGCCATACGATGATCatcgaagacgaagaaggcAATGTCTTGAAGACAGAAGATATTAGTCATAAATCGCCCGAGGAACGGCAACAGCACGTTGAAGAACAAAAGcggcagctgcagaaggatAAGTCGGGCGAATTGTCCAAATCCCGAAGCCAGCCACATGAGAAGACTGAAGGGGAACAAATCCAACATGCAGTGGGAGATGCGGCCGGACCCTCGCTAGGAAAGGCTCGCAAACAGTTCGGCAAATGGGTCGGCTGGGGCAAAGGTCGTGGCGAACAAGCGGAAAGCaaggaggcgaagaaagctgcggagaagaaatcAACCGAATCCGGCAAGCCGGCCAAGCCCAAAGCTCGTTCGGCTCACGCGTATCAATTCGGCAATaccatcatcgtcgaggatgaggatggcgaaGTCATCAAAAAGTACTCCATTCCCGCCGCTGGCAAGGTTGAAGGCGGAGCCCCTGGCCGCCGCGGCCTAGGACGAATGGGAACCTGGTTTGGTAAAGACGGCGAGGCGGAAACCTCGCAAGCTGCACAGAACAAGAAGACAAGCAAGGACGAGTGGCTAGCGGACGATGGCCTGCGGTTCACCCTGGCCAACGACGACGAAGTCAGCAAGCGAGGTGTCGGTCACAAGGGCCGTCGCATGACGAAACATGAGTTTGCCGAGCAGATCAAGAACCTGGACCCTAAGGCTCGTCGCCAGTTGGTCGAGGAGACTGACGTTCCTGAGCGTGTGAAGAATGTGGCTCGGGACGAGGCCGAACAGCGAGAATCTTCCCGAGCACAACCTGTTGAAATGCCGGTATCACCTGGCACACAGGTTGAAACCCGCGGCATCGACCAGTTCGACTCTGACAGCGAGACCACCGGCGATGAATCGGTACAGGACATTCCCGGGCCCGACGTGGCTGCTTCGGTCGCTCGGGTCACTCGAGGCTCGGCTGCACAGGAGCGACGCAATCAACTGGAGCCGTCGGACTCGCCTTCCAGGCCTCGTCCGCGGTCGAGAAGAGACTCCGAAGACGATGGTACCGAGCGGATCCCGCCAGCTCGCCTCCGAGAAGCAGCCGGTCTTGCGCCTCGCCCCCAAGAAGCCGACTTCGACGACACAGGTGAAACACCTGCAGagcgtcgtcgtcgtctggCGGCCCTGGGAGAATTGCACAACGACTCGGACTCTGATGACCCGGAGGCCGCAGTCGAAGACACGGACAGCGATGACAATAATGAATTCCGCCAAGTGCGAGGAAGAGTTCAGTTTGCGGATGGCTCTCGGGCATCTCCGCGAAGAGACGATGCTGGAATTGTAAGCGGACTTCCGTCGGCGTCACCGGACCAATCTCAATCCCCGGGTCGTAGGGGACACCGTACACGCATTTCATGGGGTGGAGAGAAAGGTCGCGAGAGTTGA
- the amdX gene encoding putative C2H2 transcription factor (AmdX), which translates to MLLDAMVGQDLGSSPKLDSLASISEIPGDTSAPPSKDTTKKTDANGQAGANTNISPPKTDKPRPHVCTTCGRSFARLEHLKRHERSHTKEKPFECPDCSRCFARRDLLLRHQQKLHMTTTPSSRPRNARRESTGAAGTGANRVRKNSIASNSNSIRPRANTISHIDGASLGIATNDPNHSVPATGHPGHAHHTSMSSMSMGANIDFHRGYSSSHPYSSSLPKLETHGLPMDLSGGLRTAPVYGSFDLTMGDFFMNHGTTINPAQLHFGGSPQGYGNDSPSSPFSHASHQVQPPTDPMLEEDFSFDWMNGFDPSMPSLGQSNDSAIDESSPSAMSTGSQSGISEAVMDGTNRFSISSSGWHNPFPPHSAGPTNQFAMDYSSPTLNDLGIPPETVSPKSLMAQNPFAETYATPPSMTSVGQPLMAGHSQSMFSSSMATNGESPNPFNLPFTNSDLRSHHAPTSTDTFTDSTRQALLASMALPTGLQNHRKYSQPASGMTPCRDLFSRSATFSGTGQLPSTQDMQRYISAYITYFHPHMPFLHIPTLNFQAPEYTNNLRTPSGHLNLSSTGIAGGGGCLILSMAAIGALYEFDTAASKDLFEAAKKMIQLYLEERRKADMSAAFSRSNPARENSVHNTPLWLVQAMLLNVIYGHSSGDKTSADIASTHCAALVSLARAAGLTHHIDAKDLPQDYLNTHLSGKVGSMGASSESEDSNTASFGPPKERKDWLDWKIVEERKRTVYAIFTLSCFLVSAYNHAPALTNSEIRLDLPCEEDVWAAESPQAWKKLGGHLSAKKGLAFSSALTTLLTASQREQSHGQLSSPDATNGVSASDPTATDLKPSTFGCLVLIYALHNYIWETRQRHMGRQWTARETDAMQAHIEPALRAWQTAWASNPTHSLERPNPFGAGPLSADSIPLLDLAYIRLFVNLGRSKEAFWQRDWIAMSDELARGTEVFPYSDDISSDVLDPSITQVPSELDHRRDSVADLGVGDLTISKTPTREQPMQILMGVYRPGQSKREKHLRKAAFYAADSITMSDRLGNTFAEFTCRELPLQSAMCAFDCAQVLAEWVTTVQERVGPYLGVLGRDDVDLAHAMNVMLLEEEDCKLLEKIREILSSVERKMQRNVQTNTTVSTLSVLQRLPSVVEGGYGCKILIATASLLDRAAVWPVTKLMARSLEAQAMRLKERAENSAIGVS; encoded by the exons ATGTTACTGGACGCCATGGTTGGTCAGGATCTGGGCAGTAGCCCCAAACTAGACAGTCTGGCAAGTATCAGCGAGATCCCGGGGGACACATCGG CGCCTCCCTCCAAGGACACCACCAAGAAGACCGATGCGAACGGCCAAGCTGGTGCCAATACGAATATCTCTCCCCCCAAAACTGATAAACCCCGACCACATGTCTGTACCACTTGCGGGCGATCGTTTGCTCGGCTAGAACATCTGAAGCGCCATGAGCGGTCGCACACCAAGGAGAAACCATTCGAGTGCCCTGACTGCTCCCGGTGCTTTGCTCGCCGGGATCTTCTTTTGAGACATCAGCAGAAACTGCACATGACCACGACACCATCGTCGCGACCCCGAAATGCTCGGAGAGAAAGTACCGGAGCTGCTGGTACTGGAGCAAATCGTGTCCGTAAAAACTCCATTGCCAGCAACTCGAATAGCATTCGTCCCCGGGCCAATACCATCAGTCACATTGATGGAGCTTCTCTAGGCATAGCGACCAACGACCCCAATCACTCGGTACCCGCCACAGGCCATCCGGGACATGCTCATCATACCAGCATGAGTTCAATGTCCATGGGTGCGAATATCGATTTTCATCGCGGGTACAGCTCAAGCCATCCCTATTCCAGCAGCCTTCCCAAGCTGGAGACTCATGGTCTGCCCATGGATCTTTCCGGTGGACTTCGTACCGCTCCTGTGTACGGCAGCTTTGATCTGACCATGGGGGACTTTTTCATGAACCATGGCACTACGATTAATCCTGCGCAACTCCACTTTGGTGGTTCTCCACAAGGTTACGGAAATGACTCGCCGTCATCCCCCTTCAGTCATGCCTCGCATCAGGTACAACCCCCCACTGATCCAATGTTGGAGGAAGACTTCAGCTTCGACTGGATGAACGGCTTCGATCCGTCCATGCCGTCCCTAGGTCAGAGCAACGACTCCGCGATTGATGAGTCGTCCCCCTCCGCCATGAGTACTGGCAGTCAAAGTGGAATCAGCGAGGCCGTGATGGATGGAACCAACCGGTTCTCGATCTCGTCTTCCGGCTGGCATAACCCTTTCCCGCCACACTCGGCGGGCCCAACAAACCAGTTCGCCATGGATTACTCCTCTCCGACCCTTAACGATCTAGGCATCCCTCCCGAGACCGTGTCACCCAAGTCGCTGATGGCGCAGAATCCGTTTGCTGAGACCTATGCTACTCCCCCCTCCATGACGTCGGTGGGCCAGCCCTTGATGGCAGGACATTCCCAGAGTATGTTTTCATCTTCTATGGCAACAAACGGTGAATCTCCTAATCCTTTCAACCTGCCTTTCACGAACAGTGACCTACGATCTCACCATGCCCCAACCTCAACCGATACCTTTACAGACTCCACACGACAGGCTTTATTAGCCAGCATGGCTTTGCCCACCGGTCTCCAGAATCATCGCAAGtacagccagccagccagcggAATGACGCCCTGTCGCGACCTGTTTTCACGTTCCGCCACCTTCAGTGGTACCGGCCAACTTCCCAGCACTCAAGACATGCAACGTTATATCTCGGCTTATATCACATATTTCCATCCCCATATGCCGTTCCTTCATATCCCGACACTCAACTTTCAAGCCCCCGAATACACAAACAATCTTCGTACTCCAAGCGGCCATCTGAACTTGAGCTCTACCGGTATTGCCGGCGGCGGGGGGTGCCTGATCCTTTCCATGGCAGCCATCGGCGCTCTCTACGAATTTGACACCGCCGCCTCGAAAGATCTTTTTGAAgcagcgaagaagatgatcCAACTATATCTTGAGGAGCGTCGGAAAGCTGACATGTCTGCTGCATTTTCGCGCTCCAATCCCGCGCGCGAGAACTCGGTTCACAACACGCCGTTGTGGCTGGTGCAGGCAATGCTGCTCAACGTAATCTACGGACATTCCTCCGGCGATAAGACGTCAGCGGACATTGCAAGCACCCACTGTGCTGCTCTGGTCAGCCTCGCTCGCGCTGCTGGGTTGACCCATCATATCGATGCCAAAGACCTTCCCCAGGACTACTTGAACACCCATTTGAGTGGTAAAGTGGGTTCCATGGGTGCGAGCTCCGAATCAGAAGATTCCAATACCGCGTCATTCGGGCCGCcgaaggagagaaaagactGGTTGGATTGGAAGATTGTTGAGGAGCGCAAGCGGACAGTCTATGCGATTTTCACCCTCTCCTGTTTCCTAGTCTCTGCCTATAACCATGCGCCGGCGCTTACCAACTCAGAGATCCGCCTTGACCTACCGTGTGAGGAAGACGTTTGGGCAGCCGAGTCCCCTCAAGCCTGGAAGAAATTGGGTGGACATttgtcggcgaagaagggtCTGGCATTCTCGTCTGCATTGACTACGCTGCTGACAGCCAGTCAACGCGAGCAATCCCACGGGCAATTGTCCTCACCCGATGCAACAAACGGTGTTTCGGCGTCGGATCCTACCGCCACTGATCTGAAGCCTAGTACCTTCGGGTGCCTCGTACTCATTTATGCTCTCCATAACTATATTTGGGAGACGCGGCAACGGCACATGGGCCGGCAGTGGACCGCTCGCGAGACAGACGCCATGCAAGCGCACATTGAGCCGGCATTACGGGCGTGGCAGACCGCGTGGGCCAGCAATCCTACGCATAGTCTGGAGCGGCCCAACCCGTTTGGAGCAGGCCCTCTCTCGGCCGATAGCATACCACTCCTGGATCTGGCCTACATCAGACTGTTTGTAAACCTTGGACGGAGCAAGGAGGCTTTCTGGCAGAGAGACTGGATTGCCATGTCTGACGAGTTGGCCCGTGGTACCGAAGTGTTCCCGTATTCCGACGACATTTCTTCGGACGTTCTCGACCCCTCGATCACCCAGGTGCCAAGTGAGTTAGATCACCGTCGCGATTCGGTGGCTGACCTGGGTGTCGGCGATCTCACTATCTCCAAGACTCCGACCCGGGAACAGCCCATGCAGATCTTGATGGGAGTCTACCGGCCGGGGCAGTCCAAACGCGAGAAGCACTTGCGCAAGGCTGCCTTCTATGCGGCCGATTCGATCACCATGTCTGACCGCCTAGGGAATACGTTTGCGGAATTTACGTGCAGGGAACTACCTTTGCAGTCCGCCATGTGCGCTTTTGATTGTGCGCAAGTACTAGCAGAATGGGTCACGACCGTCCAAGAACGGGTTGGTCCCTACTTGGGTGTGCTCGGGCGTGACGATGTTGATCTCGCTCATGCCATGAACGTCATgctcctcgaagaagaagactgcaAGCTTTTGGAAAAGATCAGGGAGATCCTCTCGAGTGTGGAGCGCAAAATGCAGCGGAACGTGCAGACCAATACTACTGTGTCAACGCTGAGCGTTCTGCAGCGGCTGCCTAGTGTCGTTGAAGGGGGCTATGGCTGCAAGATCTTGATCGCGACAGCAAGCCTCCTCGATCGAGCTGCAGTCTGGCCAG TGACGAAGCTGATGGCGCGGTCTCTTGAGGCACAAGCCATGCGGCTGAAAGAACGAGCTGAGAACTCGGCAATTGGAGTGAGTTAG
- the mvp1 gene encoding sorting nexin Mvp1: MSLFGTSPDDPSMGDSVHQRSRSSLFADEPLPGGAGAGNSANLGSSSLFADDDGFQSSSPWNSNANKRAARHELVKTLLPDADVPESYIDAYDLVLNEGDRVGGVVGLTSVREILSSSGLSASDQAKIFNLVVSGDGDSANGLGRGQFNVLLALIGLAQEGEDLTFDAVDDRRKKLPLPKSSYLDRLRDRQQPSAPSHPEERPTTPPPPPAAINDPPSARSRQSRETLGGLDADPWGSPQLHRGHNHVQTEPEPPVLNGFGSVRSATNAWSSGAGEDETQHEVPSGLRANGRTDGAPSTSSGSGWGGSYRNTTAGDGFGGPIRAGLGNLGAPSSGQEEPNARRRLGIGISTSSQVEETVTVNLLPEKEGMFMFQHRNYEVKSSRRGSTVIRRYSDFVWLLDCLQKRYPFRQLPLLPPKRIAADSNSFLEKRRRGLVRFTNALVRHPVLSQEQLVVMFLTVPTELSVWRKQATISVQDEFTGRVLPPDLEDSLPANLTDIFETVRSGVKRSAEIYINLCTLLERLAKRNEGLAADHLRFSLALQSLTEVTKDTYAVDTNDVPILNEGIMATARHLSNSQSLLEDEARAWENGILEDLKFQRDCLVSVREMFDRRDRYARNNIPQLERRIESNERKLEELRTRPQGAVKPGEIEKVEESIFKDKESIVQQHARGVFIKECIRDELVHFQRSQYHISRLHQDWSQERVKYSELQADNWRSLSDQVEGMPLGE, translated from the exons ATGTCCTTATTTGGGACGTCGCCAGATGATCCCTCTATGGGTGATTCGGTTCACCAGAGGTCCAGGTCTTCGCTTTTTGCAGATGAGCCATTGCCCggtggagctggagctggcaACTCCGCCAACCTGGGCTCGTCCTCCCTCTTCGCCGATGACGACGGGTTCCAGTCGAGCTCGCCCTGGAATAGCAACGCGAACAAACGAGCCGCCCGACACGAGCTCGTGAAGACTTTGCTGCCCGACGCGGATGTGCCAGAGAGTTATATTGACGCTTATGACCTTGTGCTGAATGAGGGGGATCGTGTCGGGGGCGTCGTGGGCTTGACCTCTGTGCGGGAGATACTGTCGAGCAGCGGGCTCAGTGCCAGCGACCAGGCCAAGATATTTAATCTCGTTGTTTCAGGGGATGGCGATAGCGCGAACGGGCTTGGTCGGGGTCAGTTCAACGTCCTCCTAGCGCTGATCGGCCTTGCGCAGGAAGGGGAGGACCTTACATTTGACGCAGTAGATGATCGACGCAAGA AGCTTCCGCTACCGAAAAGTTCCTACCTTGACAGACTGCGCGACAGGCAACAGCCCTCTGCACCTTCTCATCCCGAAGAGCGGCCCACCACTCCGCCCCCTCCTCCCGCGGCCATAAATGATCCGCCTTCCGCGCGCTCGCGACAGTCCAGAGAAACTTTGGGTGGTTTGGATGCTGATCCATGGGGTAGCCCCCAGCTACACCGTGGTCATAACCATGTGCAAACCGAACCCGAGCCTCCAGTCCTCAACGGCTTCGGAAGTGTGCGATCGGCGACCAATGCCTGGTCTAGCGGggctggcgaggatgagacaCAACATGAAGTACCGAGTGGTCTCCGTGCCAACGGGCGGACAGACGGTGCGCCCTCCACCAGTTCCGGATCTGGATGGGGAGGGAGTTATCGCAATACAACAGCTGGTGATGGCTTTGGCGGACCGATCCGAGCTGGACTTGGAAACCTCGGTGCCCCCAGTAGTGGGCAGGAAGAGCCCAATGCCCGACGGCGACTCGGCATCGGCATCTCTACGAGTTCACAAGTGGAGGAGACTGTGACAGTCAACCTGCTCCCTGAGAAGGAGGGCATGTTCATGTTTCAGCATCGCAACTACGAGGTGAAATCGTCTCGGAGAGGTAGCACAGTAATTCGACGATACAGTGACTTTGTCTGGTTATTAGATTGTCTGCAGAAACGATACCCATTCCGACAACTTCCTTTACTTCCACCCAAGAGAATTGCAG CGGATTCAAACTCGTTCCTTGAAAAGCGGCGCCGAGGCCTCGTGCGGTTCACCAACGCGCTCGTTCGTCATCCTGTTTTGAGCCAGGAGCAACTCGTGGTCATGTTCTTAACAGTTCCTACG GAGCTCTCGGTCTGGCGCAAACAAGCCACGATCTCGGTACAAGACGAATTCACAGGCCGAGTCCTCCCTCCTGATCTCGAAGACTCTTTGCCTGCTAATTTGACGGATATTTTTGAGACGGTTCGTAGTGGCGTGAAGCGGTCCGCCGAAATCTACATCAACTTGTGCACACTGCTCGAGCGATTAGCCAAACGTAACGAGGGTCTCGCCGCGGACCACCTACGGTTTTCGCTCGCATTGCAGTCCCTCACAGAAGTGACTAAGGACACATACGCTGTGGATACCAACGATGTTCCTATACTCAACGAGGGCATTATGGCTACGGCCAGGCACCTCTCCAACAGCCAGAGTTTGTTGGAGGACGAAGCCAGGGCGTGGGAAAATGGTATACTGGAGGACTTAAAGTTCCAGCGGGACTGCCTTGTCAGTGTGAGAGAGATGTTTGACCGACGGGACCGATATGCACGTAACAACATACCTCAACTGGAACGAAGGATCGAAAGCAACGAGCGGAAGCTGGAGGAATTGCGGACACGCCCTCAAGGGGCGGTGAAACCCGGAGAAATTGAGAAGGTCGAAGAATCGATATTCAAG GACAAGGAATCAATTGTGCAGCAACATGCGAGAGGGGTCTTCATCAAAGAGTGCATCCGAGATGAGCTGGTACATTTCCAGCGGAGTCAGTATCACATCAGCCGACTTCATCAGGATTGGAGCCAGGAGCGAGTGAAATACTCCGAGCTGCAGGCCGACAATTGGCGGTCATTGAGTGATCAGGTGGAAGGAATGCCTTTGGGCGAGTGA